DNA from Ziziphus jujuba cultivar Dongzao chromosome 2, ASM3175591v1:
ACCGCGATGGTAAATTTAAAACCCATAATCGATCATCGAAATTTGGTTACACAAAATTGGTGACATCTCGATGGTGAATTTAAAACCCATAGTCAATGTCAAAATTTGATGACATAAAATTTCATGTCGAGGTGATGTGGCGACATCTTGATGAGGATAGGAATGAAATAATGGTTGTcagtttgaaaaagaaaaaagaaaaaaaaaagacaaattgtCCTGGTTTTAAATGTGCCAGCTAGTAAAAGAGCTGGTAGTCCTTACTGGTCCCTAGTTCGAGGTGGTGATTGTAAAGAGTGTGAACATAAGTCCCACATTGCCTAAACATGGTTATTTTAAAGTGTATATAAGATGCTTGATTACTTCCCCTATAAGGTTAACCTTTTAGAGTGAATAATTGGTTAAGTTAGACCTCATAATCGACAGTCAAAGTTTGACGGTAGTCCTTAATGGTCCCTAGTTCGAGGTGGTGATTGTAAAGAGTGTGAACATAAGTCCCACATTGCCTAAACATGGTTGTTTTAAAGTGCATACTTCCCTTATAGGGTTAACATTTTAGAGTGAATAATTGGTTAAGTTAGACCTCATAATCAACAGTCAAAGTTTGACCAGATGGGAAGAAATAATGGTTAttggttttttaaaaagaaacaacaagaaaaagaaaaataattggtTAAGTTAGACCTCATAATCGACAGTCAACGTTTGACCAGATGGGGACAAAATAATGGTTAttggttttttaaaaagaagcgacaagaaaaaaaaataattggttgAATTAGATATAATCGATGGTTGAAGTTTGATGACACAAAATTTCATGTCAAGGTAGTGTGACAACTTCTCAACAAGATGGGGATGAAATACAGGTTGTTAGtttgaaaacagaaaaacaaaaaaaaaaagataaaagaaccctaaacctcaaCAAGATAGggagttaaaataaaataattggtgGAGTTAGACCCCATAATCGACAATTGAAGTTTGATGACACAAAATTTTGTGTTGGTAGTATGGCAATATCTTGTTGAGATGGGGATGAAATAAAGATggtcaatttgaaaaaaaaaaaaaaagaggacagGTGGTCTTGGTTTGAGGGGGTGCCAACCAGTAAAAGAATTGTTAGCCTTTAATACGAGGGGTGATTAAAGAATATGCAAACATAAGTCCCATATCAGCTAGATATGGATATTTTAAAAGGTATATAAGAGGCTTGGTTACTCCGCTTATAAGGTTAATCTTTTAGTTGAAATCAACCCTTAATTGCAGTTGTTGGAAATCCTAAGACCAGCCTAACCTTCCTAGACCGCGTGAAGGTAGACATTAGGAATTTGCGTATTCATTTACCATTGATTTCATCGACCAACAGACGAGTCAATGacctatttaccaaaaaaaaaaaaaaaaacaaacaaaacaaaacaaaaaacagataaGTTGAGCCCTCTtaataagtttatttttttatttttttaaattatgtattaatttattaatattagtttTGGTAATCAAACATCTTTATttactataaatataaaaaaatataaataagaaataaaatacaagttaaaattgtgttttaaattttaaatttttgcttttttttcttttattaacatttttaattaattaatatgtctaACAAATTCTAATTACCTTCAATTAACAATTTATTGAAGTAAGCAAATCATAtgcaatttaaaacaaaaaatgaaaacaaaaaataaaaaaaatgaacttaTTATCAAACAATGCTTAAAATAACCTATTtagctttaaaagaaaaaaaaaataacaaacaaacacaGACAAGCTAATGTGACTTTTAccacaaaaagaataaaaattaaaaattaaaagtcaacaaaagaaacagaaaaaagttTCGTTCCAAGAAGAAAAGatatgaaagaaatgatgatCACTTTAAtggcttattttttattttattttttaaagcaacAACTTTACttgataataaaatcaaaagatataaaactaaaaaattctaatatattaacataattaatagtaaatttactatttatcaaattttacatAGCGAGTGATAAAGATGTATAGTTAAgagattaatataatttagataattattaataagaatTTTGACATGCTTTCACTTCCTTATTAACCCATTATCACTCAAATCTCAACCAGCTTTCTAGCTTACTCCACaactttagagagagagagagagagagagagaggaagcttCATAGTATTTTGATTCGTGATCGAAGAAAATGGCCCCTCACCATGCATTAACTTTGGCCATGCGCCACTTAGGTTGAAGCTCCCCTTCCACCACCATTTCATAAttaatattcttcttcttccccatcTTTCTAGCTTTCttatacataaacataaacaatatgtGAGGAAACGAGTGACAGAGAGAGAGTATTTTGATTTATGATTGAACAAGATAGGCTGTTCTTCTTTTTGTgaattcttttctcttttgttgcaAGCAACTTGTTTCTTTTTCCTGGCcgagtttcttcttcttcttataatGCATCGAACAGTTACTTTttagtattttgttttgtgtttaaaGAAGATCATATGGCTGGGTGATCACCATCACCATCTTAgggttttcttttctcttttgtcGTAGGCAATATCTTCCGTGAAGCTTTCcttctatatattatttataaattaatgctCTATCTGAACATTCTTCCCTCTCTTTCTAATTCTCTTCTCATctctaattttatttcctttcctCACGTACTTTTTGCTGTAATCTACAATCCTATCATTACATTTTTTTCCCTCACttcaatttgtttttctctcaaCAAGATGAAAAAAGTTATGGAGAATCAACAAAACCTTTTTGTAAACGAAAATTTTGTCCATTTCGATCAAAAATCCACAATCACTAGCATAGTAGATACAATAGAAAAATCACATATATAGGCGTGAAAACTTCCTTTAgccaaaatgaaatatatatatatatatatattagtaattaGGCTcacatcaatttttttgttgttagtcttttaatatattaaagattataatttaaaattttaaaagtgattaaatataaatttaatttcatatatacaaaaattatattcgGAGCAAATAAACTttgttggtatatatatatatatatatatatattagtacttTTACAAATGAATGAGaatgatttctttcttttttctgggttttcttttggcttttattGTAGGCAATATAATCACTTTCTTGGTCTACCTTGCTCCAATGTAAGATTATATAGTTtttactcttctataaaacttgaTCTGATCATGAAGAGCGTAATATTGGTAACCATCTGATCTATGTTGTTTGCAGCACAACATTTCACAAAGTATACAAGAAACAATCTACAGAAGGATTTCAGTCACTTCCTTATGTTGTTGAACTATTCGGTTCGATGTTGTCAATATACTATGCAATCCTTAAACAAGAAGTACTTCTTGATCTCATCGCTATAAACTCAGTTGGAAGTTTAATAGAGACCCTCTACATTGCCCTTTTCCTATTTTTTGCACCCAAGAAGTCTAGGGTACTTTACTTTTCGTCTCCTCACTTAATTATTAAGTAAGATATCTGTTTGGCtatatttatgttttcaaaaaaaatatatatatatatggttctaCTATATTAGTTTTGCACACTCACAGTATATATAATGGACATACCTTTAATTATATGTACtatatacattaaattaaatatggtaATACATGTGTTTCAGGCTTAGTCCACCATAATATcgttattatataatatatatatatatatattggtgaataaattatatatatatctgatgTATTTATGGTGTGGATGTCTATACTATAAATCATGTTAGTATAGACACTAAGATTATTGTTGATAATAGTTCTTGGATtgacaataattatttttattttcaactatatcTATAAATTTCTATGATGTCGATATCAACActatagaatttatatatatatatatattatgattgaATCAAATATGGTTTTGGAAATTGCAGATGCAGACAATACATCTAGTCTTGTTGATTGCTCTTGGTTATGGTTTGATGGTCATATTGACTCTATTCCTAGCAAATGGTCATAAGCGTATCCAAATTGTGGGATGGATCTGTCTAATATTTAATCTTATTGTATTTGCAGCTCCACTTTGCATAATGGTAAGCATGTAAaacctatttatatatatagagataaagTTTTACTATTTGTCATTATTAGTGACGATAACTATTTTatatggtaaattttaattgacatatttaattatattgttttttattttaaaattctaaatataaaccatttaatggtaataatttaaattgtcaaATGGTATATAAGTTTCATTTGTAGTCATTCATGATAAATAGTAATTTTCATGTATATTACTTGTAAAgtttttaatcaatatttatgATAAATTATCATGGATATTGAAGTGGTTGAATCCAACAATTGATAAAAcatggaaaattgaaaattttaattccaTATTTGATTTAaactttatatctttttttattgttagattatatcattttaataattggttATGAATATTGGATGAAACCCTTGGTATAAAGAATACACGAGATTTGCTAAAAAAAGGTGAGTCTCATATACATAGAAAGCATAATGCCACATAAGCCggataaatcaaaatttaatttggagTCCTCTGCACATTTTCTCCACTCTtttcgtaattttttttttctttctctttttatttatttatttttttgtcatctCTATATTTTTTTCACTCGAGCCACCTACATACCAATTTCACATGGTTTCTCCAAATCCATAGCCAGCAGCATTATCCACAAACAATAGCATCCCACATCTgaaaagtgagaaaaaaatttttttttccaatctctatataaatttatatctatatatatatatagcacatCTTCTCCTTTTCTAAGATTTCTAACAACTTTGGTAATATTTTGTAGAGAAAAGTCATACGGACAAGAAGTGTCGAGTTCATGCCTTTTCCTTTATTGTTTCTCCAGACGTTAGGCGCTGTTACGGGGTTCTTCTATTGGCTTTTGCTCAAGGATTACAAATTCGCGGTATACACAATTAgtcatgcatgtatatatatatatacaacattctcttcctatatatctatatatattaatttgtcctCTTAGCTTTTGCCCAGTTATGTTCATGCTCATgtttttaattatcttattaAGAGTACTATGacttattttccttttgtttccCTTCAATTCTTCCCTGGATCAAAACAGTTTGCAAACGTACTGGGATTTATTTTCGGAATTGTTCAGATGGGGCTTTATATAGCCTACAGGAACAGGAAGGAAATTTCGCAGGAGCCAATG
Protein-coding regions in this window:
- the LOC112491671 gene encoding bidirectional sugar transporter SWEET14-like yields the protein MISFFFLGFLLAFIVGNIITFLVYLAPITTFHKVYKKQSTEGFQSLPYVVELFGSMLSIYYAILKQEVLLDLIAINSVGSLIETLYIALFLFFAPKKSRMQTIHLVLLIALGYGLMVILTLFLANGHKRIQIVGWICLIFNLIVFAAPLCIMRKVIRTRSVEFMPFPLLFLQTLGAVTGFFYWLLLKDYKFAFANVLGFIFGIVQMGLYIAYRNRKEISQEPMVNPRRNQAVLQPNDIAENVINIIEDDNFLR